The following are encoded together in the Scytonema millei VB511283 genome:
- a CDS encoding Ycf51 family protein has protein sequence MPTTTDFLNASGWVGITTLALAAITVLGFLLKWGIRFRLVGITGFLGVLTGGLFALGLVPFTRTLIPGAVRYSLVFDNGGTQTVIAVPPTIDSQALEATMQQAASDLFSYGRLGRQDDKLTIRVRTNLHPEPGVTKPLYLGQIERSLSSRTDNAMEIKIDPESLKQLPVTSDQ, from the coding sequence ATGCCAACTACAACTGATTTTCTCAACGCTTCTGGGTGGGTAGGAATAACCACCCTAGCTTTGGCGGCGATAACCGTCCTGGGTTTTCTGCTTAAATGGGGAATTCGATTTCGCCTCGTCGGGATTACTGGCTTTTTAGGCGTACTCACGGGTGGATTGTTTGCCCTTGGCTTAGTACCATTTACCCGCACGCTCATTCCAGGCGCAGTCCGCTACTCTTTAGTCTTCGACAACGGCGGGACGCAAACTGTAATTGCCGTACCGCCTACCATTGATAGCCAAGCGCTAGAAGCAACAATGCAACAAGCCGCCAGCGATTTATTCTCCTACGGTCGCTTAGGCAGACAGGACGATAAACTGACGATTAGAGTCAGGACAAATCTGCATCCAGAACCAGGAGTTACCAAACCCCTCTACTTGGGACAAATCGAGCGATCGCTCTCCAGCCGCACTGACAATGCAATGGAAATTAAGATCGATCCCGAAAGCTTAAAACAGTTACCAGTGACCAGTGACCAGTGA
- the sufU gene encoding Fe-S cluster assembly sulfur transfer protein SufU: MTLGNVRDLYQQVILEHYKKPRHKGKTDPVHRYQRGHNPSCGDTIELTVQLNEAGDTIADVKFDGEGCAIAMASADLMADVLRGKPVSVALEMVQRFQRMMKGEDEFPKEQRKLNVMAGVAQFPVRIKCANLTWHTLKAALESTNEQVPEGFISNENE; encoded by the coding sequence ATGACTTTGGGTAATGTCCGCGACCTGTACCAGCAGGTAATTTTAGAACACTATAAAAAACCTCGCCACAAAGGAAAAACCGATCCCGTGCATCGGTATCAACGGGGACATAATCCTTCTTGTGGGGATACGATTGAATTAACGGTGCAACTGAATGAAGCGGGCGATACGATCGCAGATGTAAAATTTGATGGTGAAGGTTGCGCGATCGCGATGGCATCGGCTGACTTAATGGCAGATGTTTTGCGCGGTAAGCCTGTCAGCGTCGCATTAGAGATGGTGCAGCGCTTCCAACGGATGATGAAAGGGGAAGACGAGTTTCCCAAAGAACAGCGCAAACTCAACGTGATGGCAGGAGTCGCTCAGTTTCCCGTGCGGATCAAATGTGCTAATCTCACCTGGCATACCCTCAAAGCAGCCTTGGAATCAACCAACGAGCAAGTGCCTGAAGGATTTATCAGTAACGAAAACGAGTAA
- a CDS encoding acyl carrier protein phosphodiesterase: protein MNYLAHLFLADDRPESIIGNLLGDFLQGVSKERYSIAIQQGIELHRKVDAYTDSHPIVKESKQLISVARRRFAGILIDVFYDHFLARDWQNYSSITLDDFSQKVYAILSQHQSTLPDRLKCALPQMIQQDWLSKYQYISGIEVTLNRMAHRVNRQREILASGIEELTAHYQELDRSFQSFFPELVEYVKTTRSHLKYPDRMEVGK from the coding sequence ATGAATTATTTGGCGCACCTATTTTTAGCTGACGATCGCCCAGAATCGATTATAGGTAATCTTTTAGGTGATTTTCTTCAAGGGGTAAGCAAAGAACGATATTCGATCGCAATTCAGCAAGGAATAGAATTGCATCGGAAAGTCGATGCCTATACAGATTCGCACCCAATAGTAAAAGAATCTAAACAACTAATTTCTGTAGCGAGAAGAAGATTTGCAGGTATTTTGATAGATGTATTCTACGACCATTTTTTAGCTAGAGATTGGCAGAATTATAGTTCGATAACGCTCGATGATTTTAGCCAAAAAGTATATGCGATACTATCACAACATCAATCAACTTTACCCGATCGTCTCAAATGTGCATTACCACAAATGATTCAACAAGATTGGTTAAGTAAATATCAATATATTAGTGGAATTGAGGTGACGCTCAACCGAATGGCTCATCGCGTCAACAGGCAAAGAGAGATTTTAGCTAGTGGTATTGAAGAATTAACAGCTCATTATCAGGAATTGGATCGCAGTTTTCAATCCTTTTTTCCCGAATTGGTAGAGTACGTCAAAACGACCCGATCGCACCTGAAATACCCTGATAGGATGGAAGTAGGTAAATAA
- a CDS encoding HNH endonuclease — MSEWQKIRQEVLRRDNRICQVCGKEHSGQVHHILPRSQGGTNDLANLITLCGKCHMVISPVPEWLITKLWQIPAVEISPASQAIQDKIEQVVKQRQAEK; from the coding sequence ATGTCAGAATGGCAAAAAATTAGACAAGAAGTATTGCGGCGAGACAACCGTATATGTCAAGTTTGCGGGAAAGAACATAGCGGACAAGTACACCATATTCTGCCGAGAAGTCAAGGCGGAACAAACGATCTGGCAAATTTAATTACCCTATGTGGTAAATGTCATATGGTAATTAGTCCGGTTCCTGAATGGTTAATTACTAAATTGTGGCAAATTCCGGCTGTAGAAATTAGCCCCGCAAGTCAAGCTATCCAAGACAAAATCGAGCAAGTCGTCAAGCAGAGACAAGCTGAGAAATGA
- a CDS encoding DnaJ C-terminal domain-containing protein, with protein MQDLRNFRDYYEVLGVSRETSNEEIKKVFRRLARQYHPDLNPGNKEAEEKFKAIGEAYEVLSDPTRRAEYDQYTKYWNQPGFWSKQTSRAKTGDSRGNGNKVDYGAFPDFNNFVDQVLGRRKQARTATADDEPVTTAPRDPFRPGTTKAAYTVNARTTRRDIEAKLTIPLERAYEGGLERVRLQEDGRSLEVNMPPGMYTGQIVRLREQGIGGGDLYLKITVPPHPYFKLEGNDIAIQLPITPVEAILGGAVEVPTLDGLVQMNLPPGVRTGQRLRLAKKGYPDADGERGDQIVEIQIVVPRNISPEERDLYEKIRQIETFNPRADLPI; from the coding sequence ATGCAAGATTTGCGTAACTTTCGCGATTACTATGAAGTGTTGGGAGTCTCCAGAGAGACAAGCAACGAGGAGATTAAAAAGGTTTTCCGGCGCTTAGCCAGACAATATCATCCTGACTTAAACCCAGGAAATAAAGAGGCAGAGGAAAAATTTAAGGCAATTGGCGAAGCTTACGAAGTCCTTTCTGACCCAACTCGACGGGCAGAATACGACCAATATACTAAGTATTGGAATCAGCCTGGTTTCTGGAGCAAGCAAACTTCCCGCGCTAAGACTGGCGATAGTCGCGGTAATGGCAATAAAGTCGATTATGGCGCATTTCCCGACTTTAATAATTTTGTCGATCAAGTCTTGGGACGGCGCAAACAAGCCAGGACTGCAACAGCCGATGACGAACCAGTGACAACAGCACCCCGCGATCCGTTTCGTCCTGGGACGACTAAAGCAGCTTATACAGTTAATGCCCGTACTACGCGGCGCGATATTGAGGCTAAGTTAACTATACCCTTAGAACGGGCATATGAAGGCGGGCTAGAGCGCGTTCGCCTCCAAGAAGACGGGCGATCGCTAGAAGTCAACATGCCACCTGGAATGTATACCGGACAGATCGTTCGCCTGCGAGAACAAGGAATTGGCGGCGGCGATCTTTATTTGAAAATCACCGTTCCCCCTCATCCGTATTTCAAGTTAGAAGGTAACGATATTGCGATTCAGTTACCAATTACTCCTGTCGAGGCAATTTTAGGGGGTGCGGTAGAAGTACCAACTTTAGATGGTTTGGTACAAATGAATTTACCTCCAGGCGTGCGCACTGGGCAAAGATTGCGACTGGCAAAGAAAGGTTATCCCGACGCTGATGGTGAAAGAGGCGATCAAATTGTTGAGATTCAAATCGTCGTTCCCAGAAATATTAGTCCTGAAGAACGAGATTTATACGAGAAGATTCGTCAAATTGAAACCTTCAATCCCCGCGCTGACTTACCGATTTAG
- the dnaK gene encoding molecular chaperone DnaK — translation MGKVVGIDLGTTNSVIAVMEGGKPVAIANAEGMRTTPSVVSVSREGEVVVGQMARRQAVLNPKNTFYSVKRFIGRNYNELSPESKRVAYTIRKGEAGNIKIDCPRLNKEFVPEEVSAMVLKKLVEDASKYLGEPVTKAVITVPAYFNDSQRQATRDAGRIAGLEVLRILNEPTAASLAYGLDRQESQTILVFDLGGGTFDVSVLDVGDGVFEVKATSGDTQLGGNDFDKKIVDWLAEQFLETEGVDLRRDRSSLQRLMEAAERAKIELSGVTVTDINLPFIAATDEGPKHLETRLTRSQFEGLCSDLLGRLRVPVKRALTDANLRPADIDEVVLVGGGTRMPMVQALVEALIGREPNQNVNPDEVVAVGAAIQGSILGGEMKDVLLLDVTPLSLGLESVSGVMKKLIPRNTTIPVRRSDIFSTAENNQTVVEIHVVQGEREMAADNKSLGRFKLTGIPPAPRGIPQIQVSLDVDANGILQVTALDRTTGREQSITVQGASTLSEGEIQRAIRDAEQYADIDRQRKERVEKRTRAESLTVEAERQLKEVALDFGMQFARSQRQRIESLVRELRANLEENNDRGIDQLFVELQDAIYELKREIREYYGEDEEEGLFDSIKRIFTGDDDDYFDIPRRDNYRDRDRDYYDYGREDYSRDRSPYYGGDKPSSRKRPTYRDNWDDDDDWL, via the coding sequence ATGGGCAAGGTAGTCGGCATCGACTTAGGGACAACGAACTCAGTCATAGCGGTGATGGAGGGTGGTAAACCTGTGGCGATCGCCAATGCAGAAGGAATGCGGACTACTCCCTCCGTGGTTAGTGTCAGTCGTGAAGGGGAAGTTGTAGTCGGACAAATGGCGCGACGACAAGCTGTCCTCAACCCCAAAAATACATTTTACTCGGTTAAGCGTTTCATCGGTCGCAATTATAACGAACTCAGCCCTGAATCGAAGCGGGTTGCTTATACAATTCGCAAAGGCGAAGCTGGTAATATCAAAATCGACTGCCCGCGACTGAATAAAGAATTCGTTCCCGAAGAAGTCTCGGCAATGGTGCTAAAAAAGTTGGTGGAAGATGCCAGCAAGTATTTAGGGGAACCCGTCACCAAAGCAGTCATTACCGTTCCAGCTTATTTCAACGACTCCCAACGCCAAGCCACGCGGGATGCGGGTAGAATTGCCGGACTAGAAGTCTTGCGGATTTTAAACGAACCCACTGCTGCATCCTTGGCTTACGGATTAGACCGTCAGGAAAGCCAAACGATTTTAGTATTTGACTTAGGTGGTGGTACGTTTGACGTGTCAGTTTTAGATGTAGGCGATGGTGTATTTGAAGTTAAAGCTACTAGTGGAGATACACAACTAGGTGGTAACGATTTTGACAAAAAGATTGTCGATTGGCTAGCAGAGCAATTTTTAGAGACAGAAGGGGTAGACTTAAGACGCGATCGCTCCTCTCTACAGCGCTTGATGGAAGCAGCAGAACGGGCAAAAATTGAATTATCTGGCGTGACGGTAACCGACATCAACCTCCCCTTCATCGCTGCTACAGATGAGGGTCCCAAGCACTTAGAAACAAGACTCACCCGTTCTCAATTTGAAGGCTTGTGTTCTGACTTGCTAGGACGGTTGCGCGTTCCTGTCAAACGGGCGCTGACGGATGCTAACCTGCGACCCGCAGATATTGATGAGGTTGTCCTTGTCGGTGGAGGGACGCGAATGCCAATGGTACAAGCACTTGTAGAAGCGCTCATTGGCAGAGAACCGAATCAAAATGTCAATCCCGATGAAGTTGTGGCTGTTGGGGCAGCAATTCAAGGCAGCATATTGGGCGGCGAGATGAAAGATGTGTTGCTATTGGATGTCACGCCTTTATCGCTGGGATTGGAAAGTGTCAGCGGCGTGATGAAAAAACTGATCCCGCGCAACACGACAATTCCCGTGCGTCGTTCCGATATCTTTTCTACTGCCGAAAACAATCAAACTGTTGTAGAAATTCACGTCGTCCAGGGCGAACGGGAAATGGCAGCTGATAACAAATCTCTGGGACGATTCAAGCTAACGGGGATTCCACCTGCACCGAGGGGAATTCCCCAAATTCAAGTGTCGCTAGATGTCGATGCTAATGGAATTTTACAGGTAACGGCACTCGATCGCACTACTGGTAGAGAACAAAGTATCACCGTCCAAGGGGCTTCTACCCTCAGCGAGGGAGAAATTCAACGGGCAATTCGCGATGCAGAACAATATGCCGATATCGACCGCCAGCGCAAAGAACGAGTAGAAAAGCGGACGCGGGCAGAGTCTTTGACAGTCGAAGCAGAACGACAATTGAAGGAAGTCGCGTTAGACTTCGGAATGCAATTTGCGCGGAGTCAGCGCCAGCGGATCGAAAGTTTAGTCCGCGAACTGCGGGCAAATTTAGAGGAAAATAACGATCGCGGCATCGACCAATTATTTGTCGAACTGCAAGATGCCATCTACGAGTTAAAACGCGAGATCCGCGAATACTATGGTGAGGATGAGGAAGAAGGCTTATTTGACTCAATCAAGCGCATCTTTACGGGTGATGACGATGATTACTTTGACATACCCCGCCGAGACAACTATCGCGATCGCGATCGCGACTACTACGACTATGGTAGAGAAGACTATAGCCGCGATCGTTCCCCGTATTACGGCGGAGATAAGCCCAGCAGTCGTAAGCGTCCCACATACCGAGACAATTGGGATGATGACGATGATTGGCTATAA
- a CDS encoding efflux RND transporter periplasmic adaptor subunit, with amino-acid sequence MGAFHLFKAIALSAVVLSATAGCGILPKEAADAQSQSRAARQQQPPAVEVAIASTGKIRTEPEYTGTTLPLQEVSLRAQVEGRILKLLVDVGDRVKQGQVLAQQDNTILRTALNQEQAELAALKAEVARARNQVSNAKARVEQARLEFLQAQSDSQRQQQLVEQGAVAEQAAEQARTNAQSAAKVLKATEEEVRTEEQAVAAASDRVNAQQAAIAQAQEQLSYANIRSPINGVVTQKVTEEGNFLQANGEVLRLGDFRRVKVNVEISELALANLRVGQTVRVRLDAFPNQTFTGKISRISPAADRTARLVPIEVIIPNGNGRIGSGLLARVSFESNAASRVVVPETAVAQLGARSEERGARAKEGDNSRLPTPDSRLPNTATVFVLNGEKVAARSVKLGERVDGRVEILSGLQPGERFVARSGRPLKNGETVRLSVLSETQQQES; translated from the coding sequence ATGGGAGCTTTCCATCTATTTAAAGCAATTGCGTTGAGTGCTGTTGTACTCAGTGCTACAGCAGGCTGTGGCATTTTACCGAAAGAAGCAGCTGACGCTCAATCTCAGAGCAGGGCAGCAAGACAACAGCAACCACCAGCAGTAGAAGTGGCGATCGCCAGTACCGGAAAAATTCGCACGGAACCGGAGTATACAGGGACGACTCTACCACTGCAAGAAGTCTCGCTGAGGGCGCAAGTCGAAGGGCGGATATTAAAACTCTTAGTCGATGTGGGCGATCGCGTCAAACAAGGTCAAGTCCTCGCCCAGCAAGATAATACTATATTGCGCACGGCGCTGAACCAAGAACAAGCAGAATTAGCAGCCCTCAAAGCAGAAGTTGCTAGAGCTAGAAATCAAGTCAGTAATGCCAAAGCTAGGGTAGAACAGGCACGCCTGGAATTTCTCCAAGCACAGTCAGACTCCCAACGCCAACAGCAATTAGTCGAACAGGGTGCAGTTGCCGAACAAGCTGCCGAACAAGCCCGGACTAACGCTCAAAGTGCTGCCAAAGTGTTAAAAGCTACTGAAGAAGAAGTCCGTACCGAAGAACAAGCGGTAGCAGCAGCTAGCGATCGCGTCAACGCTCAACAAGCGGCGATCGCTCAAGCCCAAGAACAATTATCCTACGCCAATATCCGTTCTCCCATAAATGGTGTAGTCACGCAAAAAGTCACGGAAGAAGGCAATTTTCTGCAAGCTAACGGCGAAGTGCTGCGTTTAGGAGACTTTCGCCGCGTCAAGGTGAATGTAGAAATCTCAGAATTAGCCTTGGCAAATCTGCGCGTCGGACAGACGGTGAGGGTGAGACTAGATGCTTTCCCTAACCAGACTTTTACGGGAAAAATCAGTCGAATTTCTCCAGCAGCCGATCGCACGGCAAGACTAGTTCCCATAGAAGTCATCATTCCCAACGGCAATGGACGGATCGGCAGTGGATTGTTAGCACGGGTGAGTTTTGAAAGTAACGCCGCTTCTAGGGTGGTGGTTCCTGAGACGGCTGTTGCTCAACTAGGAGCGAGGAGTGAGGAGCGAGGAGCGAGGGCAAAGGAGGGAGACAATTCCCGACTCCCGACTCCCGACTCCCGGCTCCCGAATACAGCGACGGTATTTGTCTTGAATGGAGAAAAAGTAGCAGCGCGATCGGTGAAATTGGGGGAAAGGGTAGATGGTAGAGTCGAAATCTTATCTGGGTTGCAACCAGGGGAAAGGTTTGTGGCGAGAAGTGGTAGACCGTTGAAAAATGGTGAAACCGTGCGACTGTCGGTCTTATCGGAAACACAGCAACAGGAATCGTAG